A portion of the Drosophila sechellia strain sech25 chromosome 2R, ASM438219v1, whole genome shotgun sequence genome contains these proteins:
- the LOC6609077 gene encoding arginine-hydroxylase NDUFAF5, mitochondrial isoform X2 — protein sequence MWFEDNSLDLVISSLSLHWVNDLPGCFARIKRSLKPDGVFIASMFGGDTLYELRSSLQLAELERKGGISPHISPFTQIRDIGSLLNRAGFTMLTIDTDELVIGYPSMFELMWDLKGMAENNAAFNRPAHLSRETMLAASAIYQELYAKPNEKGIPATFQIIYFVGWKPGPNQPQPLERGTGEVSLKDLGSIIEKGGKLDTKAGD from the exons ATGTGG TTTGAGGACAATTCACTCGATCTGGTCATCTCTAGCCTGAGTCTGCACTGGGTGAATGATCTGCCCGGCTGCTTTGCCAGAATTAAGCGGAGTCTGAAACCGGATGGCGTCTTTATAGCCTCCATGTTTGGTGGAGACACTCTGTACGAGTTGCGCTCCTCCCTTCAGCTGGCCGAGCTGGAGCGCAAAGGTGGCATATCTCCGCACATCTCGCCCTTCACTCAGATTAGGGATATTGGTTCCCTGCTAAATCGCGCCGGCTTTACCATGCTGACCATAGACACCGATGAACTAGTCATCGGTTATCCCAGCATGTTCGAACTGATGTGGGATCTCAAGGGTATGGCAGAGAACAATGCTGCATTCAATCGACCCGCTCATCTGAGTCGAGAAACGATGCTCGCGGCCAGCGCCATATACCAGGAGTTGTATGCAAAGCCCAACGAGAAGGGCATACCTGCAACCTTCCAAATCATCTACTTTGTGGGCTGGAAACCCGGTCCCAATCAGCCACAGCCTCTGGAAAGAGGAACCGGTGAGGTGTCGCTCAAGGATCTAGGTTCAATTATCGAAAAGGGCGGCAAGCTGGACACCAAAGCGGGGGATTAG
- the LOC6609077 gene encoding arginine-hydroxylase NDUFAF5, mitochondrial isoform X1, whose amino-acid sequence MLRKLTKLSTLKVRCELRALSSLTQTSQYIFDRNAKRLQKERAALSEDVGLYDYLKEEIGFRLADRVFDIKREFKAAADIGCSRGYLSRHILAESVEQLTLTDTSATMLEQAQGTPGLKMVKLVKDEEQLDFEDNSLDLVISSLSLHWVNDLPGCFARIKRSLKPDGVFIASMFGGDTLYELRSSLQLAELERKGGISPHISPFTQIRDIGSLLNRAGFTMLTIDTDELVIGYPSMFELMWDLKGMAENNAAFNRPAHLSRETMLAASAIYQELYAKPNEKGIPATFQIIYFVGWKPGPNQPQPLERGTGEVSLKDLGSIIEKGGKLDTKAGD is encoded by the exons ATGTtaagaaaattaacaaaactATCGACCCTAAAGGTCAGATGTGAACTACGCGCCCTATCCTCACTCACCCAAACATCGCAATATATATTCGACCGCAATGCCAAGAGATTACAGAAGGAAAGAGCCGCACTCAG cGAAGATGTCGGTCTTTACGATTACTTAAAAGAGGAGATCGGCTTCCGCCTGGCAGACAGAGTATTCGACATTAAGCGGGAATTCAAGGCGGCGGCGGATATCGGATGCAGTCGTGGCTATCTCTCCAGACACATCCTGGCGGAGAGTGTGGAGCAGCTGACGCTCACGGACACCAGTGCCACCATGCTGGAGCAGGCACAGGGCACTCCGGGTCTGAAAATGGTGAAACTGGTTAAGGACGAGGAGCAGCTGGAT TTTGAGGACAATTCACTCGATCTGGTCATCTCTAGCCTGAGTCTGCACTGGGTGAATGATCTGCCCGGCTGCTTTGCCAGAATTAAGCGGAGTCTGAAACCGGATGGCGTCTTTATAGCCTCCATGTTTGGTGGAGACACTCTGTACGAGTTGCGCTCCTCCCTTCAGCTGGCCGAGCTGGAGCGCAAAGGTGGCATATCTCCGCACATCTCGCCCTTCACTCAGATTAGGGATATTGGTTCCCTGCTAAATCGCGCCGGCTTTACCATGCTGACCATAGACACCGATGAACTAGTCATCGGTTATCCCAGCATGTTCGAACTGATGTGGGATCTCAAGGGTATGGCAGAGAACAATGCTGCATTCAATCGACCCGCTCATCTGAGTCGAGAAACGATGCTCGCGGCCAGCGCCATATACCAGGAGTTGTATGCAAAGCCCAACGAGAAGGGCATACCTGCAACCTTCCAAATCATCTACTTTGTGGGCTGGAAACCCGGTCCCAATCAGCCACAGCCTCTGGAAAGAGGAACCGGTGAGGTGTCGCTCAAGGATCTAGGTTCAATTATCGAAAAGGGCGGCAAGCTGGACACCAAAGCGGGGGATTAG